A portion of the Oxynema aestuarii AP17 genome contains these proteins:
- a CDS encoding GDSL-type esterase/lipase family protein, whose translation MSDPFVLAIGLLSQLQPSDATPDWMPQAANPPGLWFAAPQADEDLAIAEIAPTVEIQPPEFSQTYRLGASTNLETNHLETHYFETNYFAANGLETNDLKANHLETHNLETNRFEYALWKPSAEPVSPQRVSQGRDPVEAIAYARLAAPRPVSGSQLYLQRWAALQAGQTYTRLPGDSFHSAWMQASRQPTYEDWKELLACEAQAIASGQGSNHLSILLGDSISLWFPQEGLPSGKLWLNQGISGDTSGGILERLWAFADTRPDTIYLLAGINDLRRGLSDNEILWNQRAIVRRLKATHPQAEIVIQSILPTRLTEIPNDRIRKINQKLAAIAGEEGVRYMNLNALFTDRFGNLRSELTTDGLHLNQNGYQVWQQALHRAESWIALHRDL comes from the coding sequence ATGAGCGATCCGTTTGTACTGGCGATCGGTTTGTTAAGCCAACTGCAACCCTCGGATGCGACACCGGATTGGATGCCACAGGCGGCCAATCCGCCGGGATTGTGGTTCGCAGCTCCCCAAGCGGATGAAGATTTGGCGATCGCCGAAATCGCGCCGACGGTCGAAATTCAGCCGCCTGAATTTAGTCAAACTTATCGTTTGGGTGCCTCTACCAATTTAGAGACGAATCATTTAGAGACGCATTATTTCGAGACGAATTATTTCGCGGCTAATGGTTTAGAAACGAATGATTTAAAGGCCAATCATTTAGAAACACATAATTTAGAAACGAATCGTTTCGAGTATGCCTTGTGGAAACCGTCGGCGGAACCCGTATCGCCGCAACGGGTTTCCCAAGGGAGGGATCCGGTCGAGGCGATCGCCTACGCTCGTTTGGCCGCTCCCCGTCCGGTGTCCGGTTCGCAATTGTACTTACAGCGTTGGGCCGCACTGCAAGCGGGACAGACCTATACTCGCTTACCGGGAGATAGTTTTCATTCGGCGTGGATGCAAGCCTCGCGACAGCCGACTTATGAAGATTGGAAAGAGTTACTCGCCTGTGAGGCGCAGGCAATCGCCTCCGGACAGGGATCGAATCACTTATCGATTTTATTGGGAGATTCTATCAGTCTGTGGTTCCCTCAAGAAGGATTGCCCTCGGGTAAGTTGTGGTTGAATCAAGGGATTTCCGGGGATACGTCCGGAGGGATTTTAGAGCGATTGTGGGCCTTTGCGGACACGAGACCGGACACGATTTACTTGCTCGCCGGGATCAACGATTTGCGCCGAGGATTGTCCGATAACGAGATTTTGTGGAATCAGCGCGCGATCGTGCGCCGTTTGAAAGCGACTCATCCCCAAGCGGAGATCGTGATTCAGTCAATTTTACCGACGCGCTTAACAGAAATTCCTAACGATCGTATTCGCAAAATTAATCAAAAATTGGCGGCGATCGCCGGGGAAGAAGGGGTGCGCTACATGAACCTCAACGCTTTATTTACCGACCGTTTCGGCAATTTGCGATCGGAGTTGACCACCGACGGACTCCATCTCAATCAAAATGGCTATCAGGTCTGGCAACAAGCGTTACACCGGGCCGAGTCGTGGATTGCCCTCCATCGCGATCTCTGA
- the psaB gene encoding photosystem I core protein PsaB translates to MATKFPKFSQDLAADPTTRRLWYGIATAHDFESHDGMTEENLYQKIFASHFGHLAIIFLWTSGNLFHVAWQGNFEQWVKDPLNVRPIAHAIWDPQFGQPAVDAFTQAGASNPVDIAYSGVYHWWYTIGMRSNGDLYQGAIFLMVLAAVMLFAGWLHLQPKYRPSLSWFKNAESRLNHHLAGLFGVSSLAWAGHLIHVAIPEARGQHVGWDNFLSVKPHPAGLAPFFTGNWGVYAQNPDTAEHLFGTSQGAGSAILTFLGGFHPQTEALWLTDIAHHHLAIAVLFIIAGHMYRTNFGIGHSMKEIMDAHNPPEGTPFGGLLGAGHKGMYDTYNNSLHFQLGWHLACLGVITSLVAQHMYSLPSYAFIAKDFTTQAALYTHHQYIAGFLMVGAFAHGAIFLVRDYDPEANKNNVLYRVLEHKEAIISHLSWVSLFLGFHTLGLYVHNDVVVAFGTPEKQILIEPVFAQWIQAVHGKALYGFDTLLSNPDSIASTAWPNYGNVWLPGWLEAINSNSNSLFLTIGPGDFLVHHAIALGLHTTTLILVKGALDARGSKLMPDKKDFGYSFPCDGPGRGGTCDISAWDAFYLAMFWMLNTLGWLTFYWHWKHLCIWQGNVAQFNQSSTYLMGWFRDYLWLNSSQLINGYNPFGVNNLSVWAWMFLFGHLVWATGFMFLISWRGYWQELIETLVWAHERTPLANLVRWKDKPVAMSIVQGRLVGLAHFTVGYVLTYAAFLIASTSGKFG, encoded by the coding sequence ATGGCAACTAAATTTCCAAAATTTAGCCAGGACCTCGCAGCCGATCCGACAACTCGTCGGCTTTGGTACGGAATCGCCACGGCCCACGACTTTGAAAGCCACGATGGCATGACCGAAGAAAATCTATACCAAAAGATTTTCGCGAGTCACTTCGGCCACCTGGCAATCATCTTCCTGTGGACCAGTGGCAACCTCTTCCACGTCGCCTGGCAAGGAAACTTCGAGCAGTGGGTCAAAGACCCGCTCAACGTGCGACCGATCGCCCACGCGATCTGGGATCCGCAATTCGGGCAGCCCGCCGTAGACGCCTTCACCCAAGCGGGAGCAAGCAACCCAGTAGACATCGCCTACTCCGGCGTCTACCACTGGTGGTACACGATCGGCATGAGAAGCAACGGCGACCTGTACCAAGGCGCCATCTTCCTGATGGTCCTCGCCGCCGTCATGCTGTTCGCCGGGTGGTTGCACCTACAGCCGAAATACCGCCCCTCCCTGTCGTGGTTCAAAAACGCCGAATCGCGGCTGAACCACCACCTGGCGGGACTCTTCGGCGTCTCCTCCCTCGCCTGGGCCGGACACCTGATCCACGTCGCCATCCCCGAAGCGCGCGGGCAACACGTCGGGTGGGATAACTTCCTCTCCGTCAAACCGCACCCCGCCGGATTGGCCCCCTTCTTCACCGGGAACTGGGGCGTGTACGCCCAAAACCCGGACACCGCCGAACACCTCTTCGGCACCAGCCAAGGCGCCGGAAGTGCGATCCTGACCTTCCTCGGCGGCTTCCATCCCCAAACCGAAGCCCTGTGGCTGACCGACATCGCCCACCACCATCTGGCGATCGCCGTCTTGTTCATCATCGCCGGACACATGTACCGGACGAACTTCGGCATCGGTCACAGCATGAAAGAAATCATGGACGCCCACAATCCCCCAGAAGGCACCCCCTTCGGCGGACTGCTCGGCGCCGGACACAAAGGGATGTACGACACGTACAACAACTCGTTGCACTTCCAACTCGGATGGCACCTCGCCTGTCTCGGGGTGATCACCTCCCTGGTGGCGCAACACATGTACTCCCTGCCCAGCTACGCCTTCATCGCCAAAGACTTCACCACCCAAGCCGCCCTGTACACCCATCACCAGTACATCGCCGGATTCTTGATGGTAGGAGCCTTTGCCCACGGGGCAATCTTCCTCGTGCGCGACTACGACCCGGAAGCCAACAAGAACAACGTCTTGTACCGGGTTTTAGAACACAAAGAAGCGATTATCTCGCACCTGAGCTGGGTATCCCTGTTCCTCGGGTTCCACACCCTCGGCTTGTACGTCCACAACGACGTCGTCGTGGCCTTCGGCACCCCGGAAAAACAAATCCTGATCGAACCCGTATTTGCCCAATGGATTCAAGCAGTCCACGGGAAAGCCCTCTACGGCTTCGATACCCTGCTGTCGAACCCCGACAGCATCGCGAGTACCGCCTGGCCGAACTACGGCAACGTCTGGTTACCGGGCTGGTTGGAAGCGATCAACTCCAACAGCAACTCGCTGTTCCTGACCATCGGACCGGGAGACTTCCTGGTACACCACGCGATCGCCTTGGGTCTGCACACCACGACCCTGATCTTGGTCAAAGGCGCCCTCGACGCCCGAGGTTCCAAGCTGATGCCGGACAAAAAAGACTTCGGCTACAGCTTCCCTTGCGACGGCCCCGGACGGGGAGGCACCTGCGACATCAGCGCCTGGGATGCGTTCTATCTGGCGATGTTCTGGATGCTCAACACCCTGGGCTGGTTGACCTTCTACTGGCACTGGAAACACCTGTGCATCTGGCAAGGCAACGTGGCGCAATTCAACCAGTCTTCGACCTATTTGATGGGCTGGTTCCGCGATTACCTGTGGCTGAATTCGTCGCAGTTGATCAACGGTTACAACCCGTTTGGAGTCAATAACCTGTCGGTATGGGCGTGGATGTTCCTGTTCGGACACTTAGTCTGGGCGACGGGCTTCATGTTCCTGATTAGCTGGCGCGGTTACTGGCAAGAACTGATCGAAACTTTGGTCTGGGCGCACGAACGGACGCCGTTGGCGAACTTGGTGCGCTGGAAAGACAAACCCGTGGCGATGAGCATCGTTCAAGGGCGCTTGGTGGGTCTGGCTCACTTCACCGTGGGTTACGTCCTTACTTACGCGGCGTTCTTGATTGCTTCGACCTCCGGGAAGTTCGGTTAA
- a CDS encoding calcium-binding protein — MESIQPWNLLEEAFEIVNIQSVFQDATQPVLTYKSADDPDIPGDNEIPSELWPDYETSPPYIKNTTRNLQFNESQFLASPGEPLGSTAYITTPDGYSWAFMSEAINTMWPYNQADYEGIAAQSSFHAGSFVPTPLPGVVTVTANFKGQNMKFWANENGVAPGSPDAVPLDRYFVTDRWGNEYIMHASGELEQSQVARAFDAAILPDGWTKQVRQLSEDLILNPAEGADGTFHYIVIRDSADNSYHQIKWSDTGSLSAQTENMPIWGGQGNNVLAGDAGGIWNDTIHGAGGNDVLIPGLGNDTIWGDADVDTVILPGRSTDYIWIDSADDSTYLAIAGLGYLKEIHHAELLQFEDGTIGVADFIANNQRPTGNSSATESGLPVAVRLFDPATGSHVFTASFPEVKTFVDRGWTLESVPFTVNPQDASAQNVYRLDSPGEEDFLLTTSELERDRAMEFGYVDRGVAFTAYAEPSSLGSQPVYRFFSPSAMDRVYTTSDLEQEHLLELGYQFEDIAFYVAST, encoded by the coding sequence ATGGAATCGATACAACCTTGGAATTTACTGGAAGAAGCCTTTGAAATCGTTAACATTCAAAGTGTATTCCAGGATGCAACCCAGCCCGTGTTAACCTACAAAAGTGCCGACGATCCTGACATTCCCGGTGACAATGAAATCCCCTCAGAACTGTGGCCGGATTATGAAACTTCACCTCCCTATATTAAGAATACAACTCGTAATCTACAGTTTAACGAGTCGCAATTCCTAGCTTCACCGGGAGAACCGTTGGGAAGCACCGCATATATCACCACCCCAGATGGATATAGTTGGGCCTTCATGTCCGAAGCCATCAACACCATGTGGCCTTACAATCAGGCGGATTATGAAGGAATAGCCGCCCAAAGTTCCTTTCATGCAGGCAGTTTTGTGCCGACACCCCTGCCCGGTGTCGTCACAGTTACCGCCAACTTCAAAGGACAAAATATGAAATTTTGGGCCAATGAAAATGGGGTCGCTCCGGGCAGTCCTGATGCTGTCCCCCTCGATCGCTATTTTGTCACCGATCGATGGGGGAATGAATATATCATGCACGCTTCGGGGGAATTAGAACAGAGCCAAGTTGCCCGGGCGTTTGATGCAGCTATCCTACCGGATGGATGGACGAAACAAGTGCGGCAACTCTCTGAAGATTTAATCCTGAATCCAGCCGAAGGAGCGGATGGAACATTTCATTATATTGTTATCCGCGACAGTGCCGACAACAGCTACCACCAAATTAAATGGTCGGATACTGGATCGCTCTCGGCACAAACCGAAAATATGCCGATTTGGGGCGGTCAAGGAAATAACGTTTTAGCTGGAGATGCGGGAGGAATTTGGAACGATACGATCCATGGCGCAGGTGGGAACGATGTTTTAATTCCGGGATTGGGAAATGACACGATCTGGGGGGATGCGGATGTTGACACAGTAATTTTGCCCGGTCGCAGTACGGATTATATCTGGATTGATTCTGCCGATGATTCTACCTATCTTGCCATTGCGGGATTGGGATATTTGAAAGAAATTCATCACGCTGAATTGCTTCAGTTTGAAGATGGAACGATTGGAGTTGCAGATTTTATCGCCAACAATCAGCGCCCCACTGGAAATTCTTCGGCAACTGAGTCGGGACTTCCCGTTGCCGTTCGGTTGTTCGATCCTGCCACCGGGAGCCATGTTTTTACCGCTTCTTTCCCTGAAGTCAAGACCTTCGTGGATCGGGGTTGGACCCTTGAATCCGTTCCCTTTACCGTGAATCCGCAAGATGCTTCTGCCCAGAACGTTTATCGGTTGGATAGCCCAGGCGAGGAAGATTTTTTACTAACGACGTCCGAATTGGAACGAGATCGCGCGATGGAGTTCGGATATGTCGATCGCGGAGTTGCTTTTACAGCCTACGCTGAACCCTCTTCACTCGGTTCGCAGCCAGTCTATCGATTTTTCTCTCCTTCGGCGATGGATCGCGTTTATACTACATCCGATCTGGAGCAGGAACACTTGTTGGAGTTGGGGTATCAATTCGAGGATATCGCTTTCTATGTTGCTTCCACCTAA
- a CDS encoding photosystem I reaction center subunit VIII, whose translation MDGAYAASYLPWILIPVVCWLMPPVIMGLLFIHIESEQ comes from the coding sequence ATGGACGGTGCATACGCAGCCTCTTACCTGCCCTGGATTTTGATTCCCGTTGTTTGCTGGCTGATGCCCCCAGTGATCATGGGCTTGTTGTTCATCCACATTGAAAGCGAACAGTAA
- a CDS encoding photosystem I reaction center protein subunit XI, which translates to MADSKDLEMVKPYNGDPFVGHLSTPISDSAFTRAFIGNLPAYRKGLSPLLRGLEIGMAHGYFLIGPWIKFGPLRDYQPAANLGGLVSALALVLIATACMSAYGIVSFQGDSSGESDPLKTSEGWSELAAGFFVGGMGGAFVAYFLLENFEGVDAIFRGLVN; encoded by the coding sequence ATGGCCGATTCTAAAGATCTGGAGATGGTCAAACCCTACAACGGCGATCCCTTTGTAGGACACCTCTCCACTCCCATTAGCGATTCTGCCTTTACCAGAGCCTTCATCGGCAACTTGCCCGCCTACCGCAAAGGGCTCTCCCCCTTACTGCGCGGCTTAGAAATTGGCATGGCTCACGGTTACTTCCTGATCGGACCGTGGATTAAGTTCGGCCCTCTACGCGACTACCAACCCGCCGCCAACCTCGGTGGATTGGTCTCCGCACTCGCCTTAGTGCTGATTGCCACTGCCTGCATGTCTGCCTATGGAATTGTCTCCTTCCAAGGAGATAGCTCCGGTGAAAGCGATCCCCTGAAAACCTCCGAAGGCTGGAGCGAACTCGCTGCCGGATTCTTTGTCGGTGGGATGGGTGGTGCATTCGTCGCCTACTTCCTGCTCGAAAACTTCGAGGGCGTCGATGCTATTTTCCGAGGATTGGTCAACTAA
- a CDS encoding NUDIX hydrolase: MNSPQNPASAFPTDPRRREVAIAILQAGDRYLLQLRDNIPGIVYPGYWGLFGGHLEAGESPDEAIARELVEEIGYSPPKLVKFGAFEAPTVVRHVYHGELDVPLDRLQLLEGWDMGLWSAPQIRQGDRYSEKAGEIRPLGRPHQQILLAFIDRHP; the protein is encoded by the coding sequence ATGAACTCACCTCAAAACCCTGCGTCCGCTTTCCCGACCGACCCAAGGCGCCGGGAAGTGGCGATCGCCATTTTACAAGCGGGCGATCGCTATTTGCTGCAATTGCGCGACAATATCCCCGGCATCGTTTATCCCGGATATTGGGGGCTGTTTGGCGGACATCTTGAAGCCGGAGAAAGCCCGGATGAGGCGATCGCCCGGGAATTAGTCGAAGAAATCGGCTACAGCCCCCCGAAATTAGTTAAATTCGGCGCCTTTGAAGCCCCGACGGTGGTGCGTCACGTGTACCACGGGGAACTCGACGTCCCCCTCGACCGACTCCAACTCCTGGAAGGATGGGATATGGGGTTGTGGAGTGCGCCGCAGATCCGACAGGGCGATCGCTATTCGGAAAAAGCCGGAGAAATTCGACCGTTGGGAAGGCCCCATCAGCAAATCTTACTGGCATTTATCGATCGCCATCCCTGA
- a CDS encoding TPM domain-containing protein: MKAKLSEACGDRALKSWRQQFTLRFQQLVWASMLSWTAIALSGASIGEIVPASEGGVADRADLLSAEVETELNELLAQLQRYNGSKIAVVTVADLSPYPDAQTFADGLAEHWGMDRPEGDAQVLLVVSRNLEQIAIETTPSLQRMGVEIDNERILAGAMAPFLETNDWEGAIVAGTRSIADRLYALDEEFKPPYITWKPWIVAMVFTSILHGIGWLLYRAHLDRRKVFVPPTGYVRLKTVGDLAEPLTTGIGHGGPIAAIATTPDGRRALSASSDGTVRVWDVGTGVEIYTLSGHSEAVSAIAVTSDGKFAISGAEDGTIEVWDLETGKLHHSLDGHGDRVVALKAVSRDRAISASWDKTLKVWDLETGVELRRLDGHGGAIADFALLPRRRLICASYDRKLHLWDWDSGVHLYALEGHRDFINRVAVTPDGWRAISTSDDKTVKVWDLQKGELLFDLVGHGQFVTDVAVVGDRVVVSASDDTTLKVWDLYNGRSLHTLYGHQGKISAILSLPGKRFISASWDGTLKIWNWETGQVLRTLTDGEDRVNAIALLPWGRVISGSGDRSLKVWDLDSTTLEDGYGCPDPILHCLRCKSALKPLSEKQLQRRLTPSQQLASRLGSTLFEGWICPKCRSPFPEESVYLHAEIVPSGGFDYCPHCQELTATIEVETVREPTWNAIGIERIIRSCHGCQDRDTFEVTVPPLSLPEEAVSLPPHGRSRASNSELNRPVHCQCCHYPMDPVDPQVLSVLLTNQERSAQNLGSMEFIGWECPTPHGPPGTANLHIRGYVTDAQRFRSCPKCGGFTVVTDIKLLDRPTPTHNGRQRSSYTCNYCAYHWEIEGAIVVSTPPTLSDSLPYGPIAAPRDYNKNRIETPSIRGDRPSLESKWKNCHFFGN; the protein is encoded by the coding sequence GTGAAGGCAAAATTAAGCGAAGCGTGCGGCGATCGCGCACTCAAGAGTTGGCGCCAACAATTCACCTTACGTTTTCAACAACTGGTGTGGGCTTCGATGTTGTCGTGGACGGCGATCGCCCTCTCGGGAGCCTCCATCGGCGAGATCGTCCCCGCATCGGAAGGGGGGGTCGCCGACCGGGCCGATTTGCTCTCGGCGGAAGTCGAAACCGAACTTAACGAACTCCTCGCTCAACTACAGCGCTACAACGGCAGCAAAATTGCCGTGGTGACCGTCGCCGATCTCTCCCCTTACCCGGACGCCCAAACCTTTGCCGACGGATTGGCAGAGCATTGGGGAATGGATCGACCCGAGGGGGACGCCCAAGTGTTGTTGGTCGTCTCCCGGAATCTGGAACAAATCGCGATCGAGACGACGCCCAGTTTACAAAGGATGGGGGTCGAGATCGACAACGAGCGGATTTTAGCTGGGGCGATGGCTCCTTTTTTGGAAACCAACGATTGGGAAGGGGCGATCGTCGCGGGAACCCGCAGCATTGCCGATCGCCTCTACGCCCTCGACGAGGAGTTCAAACCGCCCTATATCACCTGGAAACCGTGGATCGTGGCGATGGTGTTTACCTCGATCCTCCACGGGATCGGCTGGTTACTCTATCGCGCCCATCTCGATCGCCGCAAGGTGTTCGTCCCGCCGACGGGCTACGTCCGCCTCAAAACCGTTGGCGACCTCGCCGAACCCCTGACGACGGGAATCGGTCACGGCGGCCCGATCGCCGCGATCGCCACCACTCCCGACGGACGGCGCGCCCTCTCCGCCTCCAGCGATGGCACGGTGCGGGTTTGGGATGTGGGTACGGGGGTCGAAATTTATACCCTGAGCGGCCACTCAGAGGCCGTCAGCGCGATCGCGGTTACCTCGGATGGCAAATTTGCCATTTCCGGCGCGGAAGACGGTACGATCGAGGTCTGGGACTTGGAAACGGGCAAATTGCACCACAGCCTCGACGGTCATGGCGATCGCGTTGTCGCCCTCAAAGCAGTTTCCCGAGATCGGGCCATTTCTGCGTCCTGGGATAAAACTCTCAAGGTCTGGGATTTAGAAACGGGGGTCGAATTACGCCGTCTCGACGGGCACGGCGGCGCGATCGCCGATTTTGCCCTTTTACCCCGCCGACGGCTGATTTGCGCGTCTTACGATCGCAAGTTACATCTGTGGGATTGGGACAGTGGCGTTCATTTGTACGCCCTCGAAGGACATCGCGATTTTATCAATCGGGTTGCGGTCACTCCCGATGGATGGCGCGCCATTTCTACGTCCGACGATAAAACTGTCAAAGTTTGGGACTTGCAAAAAGGAGAATTGTTGTTCGATCTCGTCGGTCACGGGCAGTTTGTGACCGATGTGGCGGTGGTCGGCGATCGGGTCGTGGTCTCCGCCTCCGACGATACGACCTTGAAAGTCTGGGATTTGTACAACGGGCGATCGTTGCATACCCTCTACGGCCATCAAGGTAAAATTTCGGCCATCCTCAGTTTACCCGGAAAGCGCTTTATTTCTGCTTCCTGGGACGGCACGCTTAAAATTTGGAACTGGGAAACGGGACAAGTATTGCGAACCCTGACCGACGGCGAGGATCGGGTCAACGCGATCGCCCTATTGCCCTGGGGACGAGTAATTTCCGGATCCGGCGATCGGAGTTTAAAAGTGTGGGACCTCGACAGTACGACCCTCGAAGACGGTTACGGTTGTCCCGATCCGATTCTGCACTGCCTTCGCTGTAAAAGTGCTCTCAAACCCCTCAGCGAAAAACAACTGCAACGACGGTTGACGCCTTCGCAACAGTTAGCGTCCCGTCTCGGTAGTACCCTTTTTGAAGGCTGGATTTGTCCCAAATGTCGATCGCCATTCCCTGAGGAATCGGTTTACCTTCACGCCGAAATTGTGCCGTCGGGAGGCTTCGATTACTGTCCTCACTGTCAGGAATTGACCGCCACAATTGAAGTAGAAACGGTCAGAGAACCGACTTGGAACGCGATCGGCATCGAACGGATTATCCGATCCTGCCACGGCTGCCAGGATCGGGACACCTTTGAGGTGACCGTTCCCCCTCTCTCTTTGCCCGAGGAGGCGGTGTCTCTCCCCCCTCACGGGCGATCGCGCGCCTCTAACAGTGAGTTAAATCGCCCGGTTCACTGCCAATGTTGCCACTATCCCATGGATCCGGTCGATCCGCAGGTACTCTCTGTTTTACTCACGAACCAAGAACGCAGCGCCCAAAACCTCGGTAGTATGGAATTTATCGGCTGGGAATGTCCCACGCCCCACGGTCCGCCGGGAACGGCGAATCTTCACATTCGTGGCTACGTTACCGACGCGCAACGCTTCCGATCTTGCCCGAAATGCGGTGGGTTTACCGTCGTGACCGATATCAAACTCCTCGACCGTCCCACCCCCACCCACAACGGACGACAGCGATCGAGCTATACCTGCAATTATTGCGCCTATCATTGGGAAATTGAAGGGGCGATCGTGGTCTCTACACCACCCACGTTGAGCGATTCCCTCCCTTACGGGCCGATCGCCGCCCCGAGGGACTATAACAAGAATAGGATCGAAACCCCTTCAATACGGGGCGATCGCCCTTCTCTTGAATCGAAATGGAAAAATTGCCATTTTTTCGGCAATTGA